One Flavobacterium sp. 90 DNA segment encodes these proteins:
- a CDS encoding NAD(P)H-dependent oxidoreductase, translated as MKKIFIINGSQNFAHSGGKFNETVTGWTIEYLKSKNYEIKTTDIKQDFDLDQEVEKFVWADAVIYHTPVWWFQLPNLFKKYIDDVFTAGHQKGIYKSDGRSRVNPDINYGTGGMLHGRKYMLTTSWNAPATAFTLPGEFFEETSVDDGAMFGFHKMNKFVGMEKLKGFHFHDVEKGATAENIDIFKKNYTKHLEQIFKTL; from the coding sequence ATGAAAAAAATATTTATCATCAACGGAAGTCAAAATTTCGCACATTCAGGTGGAAAATTCAATGAAACCGTTACCGGTTGGACAATCGAATACTTGAAAAGTAAAAATTACGAAATCAAAACAACCGACATTAAACAAGATTTTGACTTAGATCAAGAAGTAGAAAAGTTCGTTTGGGCAGATGCAGTAATTTATCACACACCAGTTTGGTGGTTTCAATTGCCAAACCTTTTCAAAAAATATATCGACGACGTTTTTACTGCCGGACACCAAAAAGGAATTTACAAAAGCGACGGAAGAAGCAGAGTAAATCCTGATATCAATTACGGAACCGGTGGAATGCTACACGGACGCAAATATATGTTAACAACAAGTTGGAATGCGCCTGCAACAGCATTCACACTTCCGGGAGAATTCTTCGAAGAAACATCTGTAGATGATGGAGCTATGTTTGGTTTCCATAAAATGAATAAATTTGTAGGAATGGAAAAACTGAAAGGTTTTCATTTTCATGACGTTGAAAAAGGCGCAACTGCCGAAAATATTGATATCTTTAAGAAAAACTACACCAAACATTTGGAACAAATCTTTAAAACTCTATAA
- a CDS encoding RES family NAD+ phosphorylase has product MIVFRIEREKYLTTTLTGIGASMTEGYRWNSLNTRIVYTADSRALATLEVSVHLDLSEDLPSDRFYVEIEIPDDILIQEVNIKDLPDIWNSKPPSLITQTIGDDFVYYNETAILKVPSSIVPQEFNYLINPNHEDASRIKVLSTKKMIFDSRFKH; this is encoded by the coding sequence ATGATAGTATTTAGAATCGAAAGAGAAAAATACCTCACCACTACCCTAACCGGAATTGGAGCTTCAATGACCGAAGGTTATCGCTGGAATAGTCTTAATACTAGAATAGTGTACACAGCTGACAGTAGAGCTTTGGCAACACTTGAGGTTTCGGTACATTTAGATCTAAGCGAAGATTTACCTTCTGATCGTTTTTATGTAGAAATTGAAATTCCGGACGATATCCTGATTCAGGAAGTCAACATAAAAGATTTACCGGACATCTGGAATTCAAAACCACCATCTTTAATAACTCAAACTATTGGAGATGATTTTGTATATTATAACGAAACTGCAATACTAAAAGTCCCAAGTAGCATCGTACCTCAGGAATTTAATTATCTGATCAATCCAAATCACGAAGATGCTTCAAGAATTAAAGTTCTAAGCACCAAAAAAATGATTTTTGATTCTCGATTCAAACACTAA
- a CDS encoding DUF3291 domain-containing protein, whose product MSHYHLAEINIAKMKGVDINDPIMKEFTDNLELINTLAENSDGFVWRLKDDSYNATNLNPYNDEQIIVNVSVWENIETLEYYMYKTFHSDFLKRRKEWFLKFGKAHTAMWWIPKGHIPTLEEAVEKLDYLQKNGVSELVFDLRTKFPAPNESKEKAK is encoded by the coding sequence ATGAGTCATTATCATCTTGCCGAAATTAATATTGCCAAAATGAAAGGAGTCGATATTAACGATCCAATCATGAAGGAATTCACAGATAATTTAGAACTCATCAATACTTTAGCCGAAAATAGTGATGGATTTGTCTGGAGATTAAAAGATGATAGTTATAATGCAACAAATCTGAATCCATATAATGACGAACAGATTATTGTAAATGTTTCGGTTTGGGAGAACATTGAAACTCTCGAATATTATATGTACAAAACCTTTCACAGTGATTTTTTAAAACGTCGTAAGGAATGGTTTCTGAAATTTGGAAAAGCTCATACCGCTATGTGGTGGATTCCAAAAGGACATATTCCGACTCTTGAAGAAGCTGTTGAGAAACTGGATTATTTACAGAAAAATGGAGTTTCAGAACTTGTTTTTGATTTAAGAACAAAGTTTCCTGCACCAAATGAAAGTAAAGAAAAAGCGAAATAA
- a CDS encoding GIY-YIG nuclease family protein — protein MNFFYILYSKALNQYYIGHTSEGLEERLRKHLSNHSGFTGKVKDWIVIYFEKFETKSLAYKRELEVKKWKSRVQVEKLINDSKL, from the coding sequence ATGAATTTTTTCTACATTTTATACTCAAAGGCTTTAAATCAATATTATATTGGACATACATCTGAAGGTTTAGAAGAACGATTACGTAAACATTTATCAAATCATTCTGGATTTACAGGAAAAGTAAAAGATTGGATTGTAATATATTTTGAGAAATTTGAGACCAAATCATTGGCTTACAAACGTGAATTAGAAGTCAAGAAATGGAAAAGTAGAGTGCAAGTTGAAAAACTGATAAATGATTCTAAACTATAA
- a CDS encoding C40 family peptidase, with the protein MFGICNLAIVPVRSEPSDRSEIVTQLLFGEHIEILERQNQWARIKIQFDDYEGWVDSKQYQIISEANYKQLSNDAIILNADLIDYISAPDNLLLPIPLGASLSFLNNSEINTANFDFEGTKTSGTKPKSALINTAFMYLNAPYLWGGKTPFGIDCSGLTQMVYKLNGYKIHRDASQQALEGEPLSFIEESEAGDLAFFDNAEGNIIHVGIIMDNNYIIHASGKVRIDRLDHLGIYNPELNKHTHNLRVIKKII; encoded by the coding sequence ATGTTCGGAATTTGCAATCTAGCCATAGTACCCGTTCGATCTGAGCCAAGCGACAGAAGTGAAATCGTTACACAACTTTTGTTTGGTGAACACATTGAGATTTTAGAACGCCAAAATCAATGGGCCCGAATAAAAATACAATTCGACGACTACGAAGGTTGGGTAGATTCTAAACAATATCAAATTATTTCAGAGGCAAATTATAAGCAATTAAGCAATGACGCCATTATTCTTAACGCAGATTTGATTGATTATATCAGTGCGCCTGATAATTTATTATTACCAATTCCGCTTGGAGCCTCTTTATCATTTTTGAATAATAGCGAAATCAATACTGCAAACTTTGATTTCGAAGGCACCAAAACAAGTGGTACAAAACCTAAAAGTGCCTTAATCAATACCGCTTTTATGTATTTGAACGCACCTTATCTTTGGGGTGGAAAAACACCTTTTGGAATTGACTGTTCGGGCTTAACCCAAATGGTTTACAAACTAAACGGATACAAAATACACCGCGATGCTTCACAACAAGCTCTTGAAGGCGAACCTTTGAGTTTTATCGAAGAAAGCGAAGCTGGAGATTTAGCCTTTTTTGACAATGCCGAAGGAAACATCATTCACGTAGGTATTATAATGGACAATAATTACATCATTCACGCAAGTGGAAAAGTACGCATTGACCGTTTAGATCATTTGGGAATCTACAATCCGGAACTCAATAAACACACCCATAATTTGCGCGTAATCAAGAAGATTATTTAA
- a CDS encoding zinc-dependent alcohol dehydrogenase family protein, producing MRALLTNTYESEFVSTEIEKPTPKKGEVLVKIHASGVNPIDNKIRLGLSPYASPVLPAVLGTDLAGVIEAIGEGITEFKVGDEVYGLAGGVLGLQGTLAEYTAVDADLLAIKPKNLTMKEAAGVPLVLLTAWEGLIDRARVQKGDKVLVHAGAGGVGHMVVQLAKNLGAEVYATVSEQKADLVKSFGATPIDKNTPVEDYVNQYTGGNGFDIIYDTLGGQSLDNSLKAIRHYGQISSCAAFGTHTLATSSLRSASIHGVFVLHPMIGNEKRKHHGDILKQTTKLIEEGKLKPIIDPRNFTLDNAIEAHKAVSDGSSVGKIVVDII from the coding sequence ATGAGAGCATTATTAACGAATACTTACGAATCTGAATTTGTAAGCACCGAAATCGAAAAACCAACTCCTAAAAAAGGAGAAGTTTTAGTCAAAATACATGCAAGCGGCGTAAACCCAATCGATAACAAAATCAGACTTGGACTTTCGCCTTATGCATCACCCGTTTTACCTGCTGTTTTAGGAACAGATCTCGCCGGAGTAATCGAAGCAATTGGCGAAGGCATTACAGAATTTAAAGTTGGAGACGAAGTTTACGGACTTGCCGGAGGAGTTCTTGGACTCCAAGGAACTCTAGCCGAATATACTGCTGTCGACGCTGATTTATTGGCCATAAAACCAAAAAACTTAACCATGAAAGAAGCTGCCGGAGTTCCGCTGGTATTGCTTACCGCTTGGGAAGGTTTGATTGACAGAGCCAGAGTACAAAAAGGCGACAAAGTTCTTGTTCACGCTGGCGCTGGTGGCGTTGGTCATATGGTGGTTCAGCTTGCCAAAAATCTTGGAGCTGAAGTTTATGCAACTGTTTCTGAACAAAAAGCAGATCTTGTAAAATCATTTGGAGCAACTCCAATTGATAAAAATACTCCAGTTGAAGATTACGTAAATCAATACACAGGCGGAAACGGTTTTGACATTATTTACGATACTCTTGGCGGACAATCTTTGGATAATTCATTAAAAGCAATTCGTCATTATGGTCAAATTAGTAGTTGCGCTGCTTTTGGAACACATACTTTGGCAACAAGTTCACTTCGTTCTGCAAGTATTCATGGCGTTTTTGTACTTCATCCAATGATTGGTAACGAAAAAAGAAAACATCATGGTGATATCCTAAAACAAACTACAAAACTAATCGAAGAAGGAAAATTAAAACCAATTATCGATCCTAGAAATTTCACTTTAGACAATGCTATCGAAGCGCATAAAGCTGTAAGCGACGGCTCTTCTGTAGGGAAAATTGTTGTTGATATAATTTAA
- a CDS encoding acetyl-CoA C-acyltransferase: MNKRVVIVSAVRTPIGSFMGGLSTVPAPKLGAAAIKGALQKINLDPKLVDEVFMGNVVQAGVGQAPARQAALFAGLSEEVAATTVNKVCASGMKAVMFAAQAIACGDAEIVVAGGMENMSLIPHYVQMRNGNKFGPATMLDGMQKDGLTDAYDNNAMGVCADLCATEYNISREEQDNFAIQSYERSAKAWDAGKFENEIVPVEVPQRRGEPVIVSKDEEYTNVKLDKIPSLSAVFTKDGTVTAANASTINDGAAALVLMSEEKANALGLKPLAYIKGYADAAQEPKWFTTSPAKALPKALDKAGIAIGDVDYFEFNEAFAVVGLANSKILGLDNDKVNVNGGAVSLGHPLGCSGARIIVTLLNVLEQNNAKTGAAAICNGGGGASAIVIERA, encoded by the coding sequence ATGAACAAAAGAGTTGTTATCGTTTCTGCCGTTAGAACACCTATCGGAAGTTTCATGGGAGGTTTATCTACCGTACCCGCACCAAAATTAGGTGCTGCCGCTATAAAAGGAGCACTACAAAAAATTAACCTTGACCCAAAATTAGTTGATGAAGTATTCATGGGGAATGTGGTTCAAGCCGGAGTTGGACAAGCGCCAGCACGTCAGGCTGCACTTTTCGCAGGACTTTCTGAAGAAGTTGCTGCAACTACAGTAAACAAAGTTTGTGCTTCTGGAATGAAAGCTGTTATGTTTGCTGCTCAGGCAATCGCTTGTGGCGATGCGGAGATTGTAGTTGCCGGAGGAATGGAAAACATGAGTTTGATTCCACATTACGTACAAATGCGTAACGGAAACAAATTTGGTCCTGCAACAATGCTTGACGGAATGCAAAAAGATGGCTTGACAGATGCTTACGATAACAACGCAATGGGAGTTTGCGCTGACTTATGTGCAACTGAATACAACATCAGCCGAGAAGAACAAGACAATTTTGCTATTCAATCTTATGAAAGAAGTGCAAAAGCCTGGGATGCCGGAAAATTCGAGAACGAAATTGTTCCTGTAGAAGTTCCGCAAAGACGTGGCGAACCAGTTATTGTTTCTAAAGATGAGGAATACACTAATGTAAAATTGGATAAAATTCCTTCTTTAAGTGCTGTTTTCACAAAAGACGGAACTGTTACTGCCGCAAACGCTTCAACAATCAATGACGGAGCTGCAGCTTTAGTTTTAATGTCTGAAGAAAAAGCAAACGCATTAGGATTAAAACCTCTAGCCTACATAAAAGGTTATGCAGATGCTGCTCAGGAACCAAAATGGTTTACTACGAGTCCTGCAAAAGCATTACCGAAAGCCTTAGATAAAGCAGGAATTGCAATTGGCGATGTTGATTATTTCGAATTCAACGAAGCATTTGCAGTTGTTGGATTAGCCAATTCAAAAATTCTTGGTCTTGATAACGATAAAGTAAACGTTAATGGTGGTGCAGTTTCATTAGGACATCCTCTTGGATGTTCAGGAGCGAGAATCATCGTAACTTTACTTAATGTTTTAGAACAAAACAATGCTAAAACCGGAGCTGCTGCAATTTGCAATGGCGGTGGTGGAGCATCAGCAATTGTTATCGAAAGAGCTTAA
- a CDS encoding putative quinol monooxygenase produces MISITAIFKSKPENIEQVQNMLNHLVTETRKEAACARYDLHHSDNVFIIWEEWQDQPGLDIHNNQPYLLDFISKSENLVAAPIQVYKTVQIL; encoded by the coding sequence ATGATCTCAATTACAGCAATTTTTAAAAGCAAACCCGAAAATATAGAACAAGTTCAAAACATGTTAAATCATTTGGTTACCGAAACCAGAAAAGAAGCTGCTTGTGCTCGTTACGACCTTCACCATAGTGATAATGTTTTTATTATTTGGGAAGAATGGCAAGATCAACCAGGTCTTGACATCCATAATAATCAACCTTATTTGCTTGACTTTATTAGCAAAAGCGAAAATTTAGTGGCTGCACCAATTCAGGTTTATAAAACAGTACAAATCTTGTAA
- a CDS encoding AraC family transcriptional regulator produces MKKENLYEPFTVSFETLDEYPDVGDRHNFFELVYILEGTGRQCINKNIFEYDAGHLFLLTPEDCHNFTIETETKFFFLRFNDIYLKNSSLQNENIQRLEYILQNANHQPGCILKNDADKCLVKVMVEAIIREHQDKDVYNKELIQQLVNTLIIVVARNIAKYLPEQVNIGCEAKAMDILQYIQNNIYYPERIKAESISDYFGISNTYLGRYFKKHANETMQQYISNYKTKLIEHRLQFSDKRINEIAYEFGFTDESHFNKFFKKQRGNSPSEFRKVIRISA; encoded by the coding sequence ATGAAAAAAGAAAATTTATACGAGCCTTTTACGGTTTCTTTTGAAACGCTGGATGAATATCCGGATGTTGGAGATCGTCATAATTTCTTTGAATTGGTTTATATTTTAGAGGGAACGGGAAGACAATGTATCAACAAGAATATTTTTGAATATGATGCGGGACATTTGTTTTTATTGACGCCTGAGGATTGTCATAACTTTACGATTGAAACCGAAACAAAGTTTTTCTTTTTGAGATTTAATGATATTTATTTGAAAAATTCAAGTTTGCAGAATGAGAATATTCAGCGTTTAGAATATATTCTGCAAAATGCAAATCATCAGCCAGGTTGTATTTTGAAAAATGATGCCGATAAATGTCTGGTAAAAGTAATGGTTGAAGCAATTATTCGCGAGCATCAGGATAAAGATGTTTATAATAAAGAATTGATTCAGCAATTGGTGAATACTTTGATTATTGTGGTTGCCCGAAATATTGCCAAGTATTTGCCGGAACAGGTAAATATTGGTTGTGAGGCTAAAGCAATGGATATTCTACAATATATTCAGAATAATATTTATTATCCGGAACGAATTAAAGCGGAATCGATTAGTGATTATTTTGGAATCTCAAATACTTATTTAGGACGTTATTTTAAGAAACACGCGAACGAAACGATGCAGCAATATATCAGCAATTATAAAACAAAATTGATCGAACATCGTTTGCAGTTTAGTGATAAACGTATAAACGAAATTGCGTATGAATTTGGTTTTACGGATGAAAGTCACTTTAATAAATTCTTTAAAAAACAGAGAGGGAATAGTCCGTCTGAGTTTAGAAAAGTGATTCGAATTAGCGCGTGA
- a CDS encoding antitoxin Xre/MbcA/ParS toxin-binding domain-containing protein encodes MAKLAPKTKPFDTQRSIDNASGKVISIRKSTLYSGGKEYSWSNKLERVGVIRSGIPYDSIEEISRRLNNPVKSVLAIVGIPQTTYNKKKSEHLLLDSRDSELVILINELIDYGLEVFNHEEEKFQRWLKKPNLSIGGSTPENMLDTMTGINEVKFSLNRLEFGNLA; translated from the coding sequence ATGGCAAAATTAGCACCAAAAACAAAACCTTTTGACACTCAAAGAAGCATTGATAATGCGTCTGGAAAAGTCATCTCTATCAGAAAGTCTACACTTTATTCTGGCGGAAAGGAATACAGTTGGAGTAATAAATTGGAACGCGTGGGAGTTATCAGATCTGGTATTCCATACGATTCAATTGAAGAAATTAGCCGACGATTAAACAATCCCGTAAAATCAGTTTTAGCTATTGTAGGTATTCCACAAACTACTTACAACAAGAAAAAAAGTGAACATTTACTACTAGATAGTCGAGATAGCGAACTTGTAATTCTAATAAATGAATTGATAGATTACGGCTTGGAAGTTTTTAACCATGAAGAAGAAAAATTTCAAAGATGGTTAAAAAAACCTAACCTTTCTATTGGCGGAAGCACACCTGAGAATATGCTCGATACAATGACGGGAATCAACGAGGTAAAATTTAGCCTTAACAGATTAGAATTTGGAAATCTGGCGTAA
- a CDS encoding class I SAM-dependent methyltransferase: MKKSTIEEIRERFDNDVERFSNLETGQVATIDATISLELITEASKRIVPNAVNVLDIGCGAGNYTLKMLSKVPNLNCTLVDLSLPMLDRAFERVSKETNGNVAIKHGDIREVDLPENHFDIILAGAVLHHLRDDQDWETTFTKIFKLLKLGGCFMISDLITQDTELLNEYTWQRYGDYLEGIGGAEYRQKVLDYVEKEDTPRSMNYQLDLMKKIGFTSVEILHKNMCFGAFGGIK, translated from the coding sequence ATGAAAAAATCAACTATTGAAGAGATCAGAGAAAGATTTGACAATGATGTCGAGCGATTTTCGAATTTAGAAACCGGGCAAGTGGCAACAATCGACGCTACAATTTCTTTAGAATTAATTACAGAAGCTTCTAAAAGAATTGTTCCAAATGCGGTTAATGTTTTGGATATTGGATGTGGCGCCGGAAATTATACTTTAAAAATGCTTTCGAAAGTTCCGAATTTGAATTGCACTTTGGTCGATTTGAGTTTGCCAATGTTGGATCGTGCTTTTGAAAGAGTTTCAAAAGAAACTAATGGAAATGTTGCAATAAAACACGGTGATATTAGAGAAGTCGATTTACCTGAAAATCATTTTGATATTATTTTGGCTGGAGCAGTTTTGCATCATTTGCGTGATGATCAGGATTGGGAAACGACTTTTACTAAAATATTCAAATTATTAAAACTAGGCGGATGTTTTATGATTTCGGATTTAATTACTCAGGATACTGAATTGTTAAACGAATATACTTGGCAGCGTTATGGCGATTATTTAGAAGGAATTGGCGGGGCAGAATATCGTCAGAAAGTTTTGGATTATGTAGAAAAAGAAGATACGCCAAGATCAATGAATTATCAATTGGATTTAATGAAGAAGATTGGGTTTACGAGCGTAGAAATTTTGCACAAGAATATGTGTTTTGGCGCTTTTGGCGGAATTAAATAG
- a CDS encoding sigma-70 family RNA polymerase sigma factor, giving the protein MAINSNLDENKLLFELSQGNEIAFTTLYNRYKNVVYSSALKITKSKTLSEEVVQDVFMKIWLKKEELTDITDFESYLFISGRNQIFNMIKKIAREDTFKNVLKHTDSSFNATDSFLKDEQYNILLSQILLKLPPQQQKIYQMAKVEGLSHQKIAEILDISPLTVKKHMAQALKLIRVQLARHINLIIISFGYFFTQNI; this is encoded by the coding sequence ATGGCTATAAATTCTAATCTTGACGAAAATAAACTTTTGTTTGAATTGTCGCAGGGAAACGAAATAGCCTTCACAACTTTATACAATCGATATAAAAACGTTGTTTACTCATCTGCTTTGAAAATTACCAAATCCAAAACCCTTTCGGAAGAGGTGGTTCAGGATGTATTTATGAAAATTTGGCTTAAAAAAGAAGAACTTACAGATATAACAGATTTTGAAAGTTATCTTTTTATTTCGGGTAGAAACCAGATTTTCAATATGATTAAAAAAATAGCAAGAGAAGATACTTTTAAAAATGTTCTGAAACATACTGATTCGTCATTTAATGCAACTGATTCTTTTTTAAAAGATGAACAGTATAATATACTTTTAAGCCAAATCTTACTCAAACTTCCGCCACAGCAACAAAAAATATATCAAATGGCTAAAGTTGAAGGGCTCAGCCATCAGAAAATTGCTGAAATACTTGATATATCGCCTTTAACTGTAAAGAAACATATGGCACAAGCCTTAAAACTAATTCGCGTGCAACTTGCGCGTCATATAAATCTTATTATAATAAGTTTTGGTTATTTTTTTACTCAAAATATATAA
- a CDS encoding membrane dipeptidase: MSSNQEWNRRSFLTAMSGAGAAIMLSPFLSWAAIDRDPRIAEIVARTLGIDTHNHIDVPLIKSELPGPKVDLAGELKKSGLSAICMTFAVDYQKLVNPGDAYERFINGLSAMDEILKSNNMKRALNFADLQLAHKIKQPIVIQSVEGGHFLEGKIERLQIAYDRGLRHLGLLHDNDASVPLGDIFTKSPQWGGLTTFGAEVIKECERIGVLVDLSHCDDNTVNGALKIAKKPVLISHTGLNSRLGQNEFMSKMMKPRLISKEQARIVADNGGVIGVWTHLADSPTEFADNIKAMVDVVGVDHVCIGTDTKLTPAYRSPNDQGQRPENGKKEDGKQVGFENKQNGQPKKENDKKNQKGPQDTNHSWEVQKDGFYYTVVEALLNAGFKEEEIAKIGGGNYCRIFDAATKK; this comes from the coding sequence ATGAGCAGTAATCAAGAATGGAATCGCAGAAGTTTTTTAACAGCGATGAGTGGAGCAGGAGCAGCAATAATGTTAAGTCCGTTTTTATCATGGGCTGCAATTGATCGTGATCCGAGAATAGCTGAAATTGTTGCTAGAACTTTAGGGATTGATACTCATAATCATATTGATGTTCCGTTAATAAAATCAGAACTTCCAGGACCAAAAGTTGATTTGGCAGGCGAATTAAAAAAATCTGGTTTGTCTGCCATTTGTATGACTTTTGCAGTTGATTATCAAAAGTTAGTGAATCCAGGCGATGCTTATGAAAGATTTATAAACGGACTATCGGCAATGGATGAAATATTAAAAAGCAATAATATGAAACGTGCCTTAAATTTTGCAGATTTGCAATTGGCACACAAAATTAAGCAGCCAATTGTAATACAATCTGTAGAAGGGGGACATTTTCTTGAAGGTAAAATCGAGCGTTTGCAAATTGCGTACGATCGGGGTTTGAGACATTTAGGTTTACTTCATGACAATGATGCGTCGGTACCTCTTGGTGATATTTTTACGAAGTCGCCGCAATGGGGCGGACTTACAACTTTTGGTGCTGAAGTAATTAAGGAATGCGAAAGAATAGGTGTCTTGGTAGATTTGTCGCATTGTGATGATAATACGGTTAATGGAGCATTGAAAATTGCAAAAAAACCGGTTTTGATTTCTCATACAGGTTTGAATAGCAGACTCGGTCAAAATGAGTTTATGTCTAAAATGATGAAACCCCGACTAATAAGTAAGGAACAAGCTAGAATTGTAGCAGATAATGGTGGTGTAATTGGCGTTTGGACGCATCTCGCAGATTCACCTACAGAATTTGCTGATAATATTAAAGCAATGGTTGATGTAGTTGGTGTTGACCATGTTTGTATAGGAACTGATACTAAACTAACACCGGCATATCGCTCCCCAAATGATCAGGGACAAAGACCGGAAAATGGTAAAAAAGAGGATGGAAAACAAGTTGGTTTTGAGAACAAACAAAATGGACAACCAAAAAAGGAAAATGATAAAAAAAATCAAAAAGGCCCTCAGGATACAAACCATTCCTGGGAAGTTCAAAAAGATGGTTTTTATTATACCGTTGTTGAAGCTTTATTAAATGCTGGTTTTAAAGAAGAAGAAATTGCTAAAATTGGTGGTGGAAATTATTGCAGGATATTTGATGCGGCAACTAAAAAATAA
- a CDS encoding aldo/keto reductase, whose translation MEYRKLGNTELELSTITYGAFAIGGNMWGGNEKKDSIDSIHASIDHGVTTIDTAPFYGFGLSEEMIGEALKSKDRSKVQLLTKFGLVWDGSNQGKGEFFFDAEDNGKKIPVYKYASKNNIIKEVEESLKRLQTDYIDLLQIHWPDATTPIHETMEALETLIQQGKIRAAGVSNYSVDQIKEAQKTIQLASNQVPFSMLNQAIQTDLVPLTIEENIGIIAYSPMERGLLTGKYFTDSKLKDNDHRNGYFGQFDLQKVKTLVEELSSLANAKHISISQLVLRWTTLQKGITIVLAGARNAEQAISNAKTLDFDLSVSELDFINEAISKLK comes from the coding sequence ATGGAATATAGAAAATTAGGCAATACTGAACTTGAATTATCAACTATTACATACGGCGCATTTGCTATTGGCGGAAACATGTGGGGCGGAAACGAAAAGAAAGATTCAATCGACTCCATTCACGCATCAATCGATCACGGCGTAACCACAATCGACACCGCTCCTTTCTACGGATTTGGATTAAGCGAAGAAATGATTGGAGAAGCTTTAAAATCAAAAGACCGTTCAAAAGTTCAACTATTAACTAAATTTGGATTGGTTTGGGACGGAAGCAATCAAGGCAAAGGCGAATTCTTTTTTGATGCCGAAGACAACGGAAAAAAAATTCCGGTCTATAAATACGCATCAAAAAACAATATTATCAAAGAAGTCGAAGAAAGCTTAAAACGTCTTCAAACAGATTATATCGATTTATTACAAATTCACTGGCCAGACGCTACAACTCCAATTCACGAAACAATGGAAGCTTTGGAAACCTTGATTCAGCAAGGAAAAATCAGAGCAGCTGGAGTTAGTAATTACAGTGTCGACCAAATAAAAGAAGCTCAAAAAACAATACAATTAGCCTCAAATCAAGTACCTTTCAGCATGTTGAATCAGGCAATTCAAACTGATTTAGTTCCACTTACAATTGAAGAAAACATCGGAATCATAGCTTACAGTCCAATGGAAAGAGGTTTATTAACCGGAAAATATTTTACCGACAGTAAACTAAAAGACAACGATCACAGAAACGGATATTTCGGTCAGTTTGATCTTCAAAAAGTAAAAACTTTGGTCGAAGAATTAAGTTCATTAGCTAACGCAAAACACATTTCAATTTCACAATTAGTATTGCGTTGGACGACTTTACAGAAAGGAATTACCATAGTTTTAGCCGGAGCAAGAAACGCAGAACAAGCTATTTCAAACGCAAAAACATTAGATTTTGACTTATCTGTTTCTGAATTAGATTTTATAAATGAGGCAATTTCAAAATTAAAATAA